A window of the Artemia franciscana chromosome 21, ASM3288406v1, whole genome shotgun sequence genome harbors these coding sequences:
- the LOC136041013 gene encoding uncharacterized protein LOC136041013, producing the protein MKRKLERKSSVRCFLESLNKEPTFKGERSNSFPSNDSKKFDIKAPIDGTTGHLLSLERCSKGYSLFQGLKYRQGHNFTKLTKSDKKIKLPKKNIMKSSIAKFTCQRNFAANPIVIDGNEKKIAGNTSENLFSILSEKVQEQKSQKETIVKKLYFKDISANLTDAYHVLSVESEKPTQIDQEIAQNDNQNQRNGFLYRNKKGERKSSEIQKQKSPKHLFEPINSHFKIGNPLDIILPPPVEFSDRKLEPSVSSNIFSPTALAIADYQEANIPELNANKRLEISGSIKNKQQFKVYDNSYSLALTRAYFKQNTANSAPVTFAAEKLKPSVTNDIFTPPVLAVADCQVANIPEIDSNKQFEDGEPINKKERFKVVDNNCSLALTRACFKQNTANSAPVTFAAEKLKPSVTNDIFTPPVLAVADCQVANIPEIDSNKQFEDGEPINKKERFKVVDNNCSLALTRACFKQNTANSAAVTFADEKLKHSVTNDIFTPPVLAVADCQVANIPEIDSNKQFEDGEPINKKERFKVVDNNCSLALTRACFKQNTANSAPVTFAAEKLKPSVTNDIFTPPVLAVADCQVANIPEIDSNKQFEDGEPINKKERFKVVDNNCSLALTRACFKQNTANSAAVTFADEKLKHSVTNAIFTPPVLAVADCQVANIPEFESNKQFEDGESINKKEKFKVVDNNCSVALTHASIRLNTAINDSDYKIQKNNVALGFQNEECSSSLMFNCQDVFSCNELAMQKENVTLGIGSNSALDISDIQNPIQQQEVKNGDDYIALEEIHSLDQGAEKTSDSMDVQKTSHNLGDIKGCSDLTDNALTLDCNRKTVTITGGDFIHSCTGKESTDTLVLPELSCSINPFPLMYKGFAINPVSGHTLTVGTGINSLPILFKSNENDSNILPKGKSPFLKKMQDEPMSPLAMSDQMKLGNLVHEFALTLCNNDKDQSFFAAPFQSCNDADSALAEEIKFQKDSLKNSRVIAQLDSKFVCAFDDESGVIFVVDQHAAHERIKLEELFKEHIQPNGTVMHCPLNQPLILPFCEEKKKSAGTKVDLLQKCGVTLKDIAIGLEVTSVPLCFLLRKKHQTRDQLQQLVSDTIDEVLDTPLRSEFIPSTVVSALASMACHGSVRFGRKMSRDSCLQLIRLLSAQKLPFQCAHGRPSLVPLIKIPTIAKFQLSRPVKNLVARKKKFNA; encoded by the exons ATGAAAAGGAAATTGGAGAGGAAATCATCTGTCAGATGCTTTCTTGAAAGCTTGAACAAAGAGCCGACTTTTAAAGGAGAAAGAAGCAACAGTTTTCCCTCTAATgattcaaagaaatttgatattaaagcTCCTATTGATGGCACAACTGGTCATTTACTGTCTTTAGAAAGATGTTCAAAAGGCTATTCCCTTTTTCAAGGATTAAAATATAGACAAGGacataattttacaaaattaactAAATCcgacaaaaaaataaagttgcCTAAGAAAAACATAATGAAAAGCAGCATTGCCAAATTTACTTGTCAAAGAAATTTTGCTGCAAATCCCATTGTAATTGAtggaaatgagaaaaaaattgctgGAAACACatcagaaaatttattttcaattttatcagagaAAGTTCAGGAACAGAAAAGCCAAAAAGAAACAATagttaaaaaattgtattttaaagatATTAGTGCAAACTTAACAGATGCTTACCATGTATTAAGTGTTGAAAGTGAAAAACCTACACAGATTGATCAAGAAATAGCCCAGAATGACAATCAAAATCAGCGAAATGGCTTcctatatagaaataaaaaaggggaaaggAAGTCAAGCGAAATCCAGAAGCAGAAGAGCCCAAAACATTTATTTGAGCCCATAAACAGTCACTTCAAAATTGGCAATCCATTAGATATTATTTTGCCCCCACCAGTTGAATTTAGTGATAGAAAATTAGAGCCTTCTGTTTCCAGTAACATTTTTTCACCAACTGCATTAGCAATTGCTGATTATCAGGAAGCCAACATACCAGAACTGAACGCCAATAAACGACTTGAAATTAGTGgatctataaaaaataaacaacagttTAAGGTATACGATAATAGTTACAGTTTGGCATTAACACGGGCATACTTCAAACAGAACACTGCAAATTCAGCACCAGTCACATTTGCAGCTGAAAAGCTTAAGCCTTCTGTTACCAATGATATCTTTACACCACCAGTGTTAGCAGTTGCTGATTGTCAGGTGGCTAACATACCTGAAATCGATTCAAATAAGCAATTTGAAGATGGTGAACcaataaataagaaagaaagattCAAGGTAGTTGATAATAACTGTAGTTTGGCATTAACACGGGCATGCTTCAAACAGAACACTGCAAATTCAGCACCAGTCACATTTGCAGCTGAAAAGCTTAAGCCTTCTGTTACCAATGATATCTTTACACCACCAGTGTTAGCAGTTGCTGATTGTCAGGTGGCTAACATACCTGAAATCGATTCAAATAAGCAATTTGAAGATGGTGAACcaataaataagaaagaaagattCAAGGTAGTTGATAATAACTGTAGTTTGGCATTAACACGGGCATGCTTCAAACAGAACACTGCAAATTCAGCAGCAGTCACATTTGCAGATGAAAAGCTTAAGCATTCTGTTACCAATGATATCTTTACACCACCAGTGTTAGCAGTTGCTGATTGTCAGGTGGCTAACATACCTGAAATCGATTCAAATAAGCAATTTGAAGATGGTGAACcaataaataagaaagaaagattCAAGGTAGTTGATAATAACTGTAGTTTGGCATTAACACGGGCATGCTTCAAACAGAACACTGCAAATTCAGCACCAGTCACATTTGCAGCTGAAAAGCTTAAGCCTTCTGTTACCAATGATATCTTTACACCACCAGTGTTAGCAGTTGCTGATTGTCAGGTGGCTAACATACCTGAAATCGATTCAAATAAGCAATTTGAAGATGGTGAACcaataaataagaaagaaagattCAAGGTAGTTGATAATAACTGTAGTTTGGCATTAACACGGGCATGCTTCAAACAGAACACTGCAAATTCAGCAGCAGTCACATTTGCAGATGAAAAGCTTAAGCATTCTGTTACCAATGCTATCTTTACACCACCAGTGTTAGCAGTTGCTGATTGTCAGGTGGCTAACATACCTGAATTTGAATCAAATAAGCAATTTGAAGATGGTGAATctataaataagaaagaaaaattcaaggtaGTTGATAATAACTGTAGTGTGGCATTAACACATGCAAGTATCAGACTGAATACTGCTATTAATGACAGTgattataaaatacaaaaaaataatgttgCTTTAGGATTCCAAAATGAAGAGTGCAGTAGCTCTTTGATGTTTAACTGTCAAGATGTATTTAGCTGTAATGAGCTAGCCatgcaaaaagaaaatgttactTTAGGTATTGGTAGCAATTCAGCCCTTGATATTTCGGATATTCAGAACCCTATACAGCAGCAAGAAGTAAAAAATGGTGATGATTATATTGCTTTAGAAGAAATACATAGCCTAGACCAAGGTGCTGAAAAGACCAGTGATTCTATGGATGTTCAGAAGACATCACATAATCTTGGAGATATCAAAGGATGTAGTGACTTAACTGATAATGCATTAACACTGGATTGTAACAGAAAAACTGTAACAATAACAGGTGGTGATTTTATCCATTCTTGCACAGGAAAAGAATCAACAGATACATTAGTATTACCAGAGTTGAGTTGCAGCATCAATCCATTTCCACTTATGTATAAGGGTTTTGCCATTAACCCTGTGTCAGGACATACTCTTACTGTTGGAACTGGCATTAACTCTCTgccaattttattcaaaagtaatgaaaatgaCTCAAATATTTTGCCTAAGGGAAAATCaccttttttgaagaaaatgcaGGATGAGCCTATGTCACCTTTGGCAATGAGTGACCAAATGAAGCTTGGCAACCTTGTTCATGAATTTGCCTTAACTTTGTGTA atAATGACAAGGATCAGTCATTTTTTGCTGCACCTTTTCAGAGTTGTAATGATGCTGATTCAGCTTTGGCAGAGGAAATCAAGTTTCAAAAAGATTCGCTGAAAAATAGCAGA gtGATAGCTCAGTTGGACTCCAAGTTCGTATGTGCATTTGATGATGAAAGCGGTGTCATTTTCGTTGTTGATCAACATGCTGCCCACGAGAGAATTAAGCTGGAAGAATTATTTAAAG AGCATATTCAGCCAAATGGAACGGTTATGCATTGTCCGTTGAATCAGCCGTTAATCCTACCTTtctgtgaagaaaaaaagaaaagtgcaGGTACCAAAGTTGACCTCTTGCAGAAATGCGGTGTAACGCTTAAGGATATTGCAATTGGCCTTGAAGTAACATCAGTCCCCCTATGTTTTCTACTCAGGAAGAAGCATCAG acTAGAGATCAGTTGCAGCAGCTTGTATCTGACACAATAGATGAAGTTTTAGATACACCATTAAGATCTGAATTTATTCCATCTACAGTTGTGTCGGCACTTGCTTCAATGGCTTGTCACG GCTCAGTTCGATTTGGTCGCAAGATGTCGCGAGACTCATGTTTGCAGTTGATTAGACTTTTGTCAGCCCAAAAGCTGCCCTTCCAGTGTGCCCATGGTAGACCAAGCTTGGTACCTCTAATCAAGATTCCCACTATTGCTAAG tttcagcttTCAAGGCCGGTGAAGAACCTTGTAGCAAGGAAGAAAAAGTTCAATGCTTAA